The proteins below are encoded in one region of Effusibacillus dendaii:
- a CDS encoding prephenate dehydrogenase: MIHFNKIAIVGCGLIGGSLALSLRLHGVSNQIHAVDVDRQGLQQALSLGVIDHAADSLEELVTDADLIILAVPVQQAISLLEKLAELPLKKGCIVTDAASTKKEICEFAHNRMPEGISFIGGHPMAGSERTGVLAASPRLFENAVYVLTPSPGQDPIAVETLRKTFEQIRAHVLFMDPLEHDRITAAVSHVPHLVAGLLVDQVADLDLENRLYSQLAAGGFRDVTRIASGSPVMWRDIVLTNKEPILQLLKDWNHRVAQWIEWIESTDVANMESFFTRTRDWRDALPAKAKGAAANYYEIALDVEDKPGIIANVTTVLGQHQINLRNITILENREEINGQLLLSFASCSEQGEALRVLQELGYKVFALE; encoded by the coding sequence ATGATTCATTTTAACAAAATTGCGATTGTGGGCTGCGGATTAATCGGCGGCTCACTGGCGCTTTCACTTCGCTTACACGGGGTATCAAACCAGATTCATGCGGTGGATGTGGACCGGCAGGGTCTGCAGCAGGCGCTTTCTCTTGGCGTTATCGATCATGCGGCAGACAGTTTGGAAGAGTTGGTAACGGATGCCGATCTTATTATATTGGCAGTACCGGTGCAGCAGGCAATCAGTTTGTTGGAAAAACTGGCCGAGCTGCCTCTCAAAAAAGGATGCATTGTGACCGACGCAGCCAGTACGAAAAAGGAGATTTGTGAATTTGCCCACAATCGCATGCCGGAAGGGATTTCTTTTATCGGTGGGCATCCGATGGCCGGTTCCGAACGGACGGGAGTTCTCGCGGCAAGCCCCAGACTGTTTGAAAATGCGGTCTATGTTTTGACGCCGTCTCCTGGCCAGGACCCGATTGCCGTGGAAACGCTCCGTAAAACGTTTGAACAGATTCGAGCCCATGTCCTTTTCATGGATCCGCTTGAACATGACCGGATTACGGCGGCAGTCAGTCACGTTCCACACCTGGTGGCAGGACTTTTGGTCGATCAGGTGGCCGATTTGGATCTTGAAAATCGGCTCTACAGTCAGCTGGCGGCAGGCGGCTTTCGCGATGTTACCCGTATCGCATCGGGGAGTCCGGTGATGTGGCGGGATATTGTTCTCACCAATAAAGAGCCGATTTTGCAGCTGTTAAAAGACTGGAATCACCGGGTTGCACAGTGGATCGAATGGATCGAATCGACAGATGTGGCAAACATGGAATCGTTTTTTACGAGGACGAGAGACTGGCGGGATGCGTTGCCGGCGAAAGCGAAAGGCGCTGCCGCCAATTATTATGAGATCGCGCTGGATGTGGAAGACAAACCGGGTATTATTGCAAACGTTACTACCGTTCTCGGCCAGCATCAGATCAATTTGCGAAATATTACGATCCTGGAGAACCGCGAAGAGATCAACGGTCAGCTGCTGTTGTCGTTTGCCTCCTGCAGCGAACAGGGGGAGGCGTTGCGCGTACTGCAGGAGCTTGGCTACAAAGTATTTGCCCTTGAATGA
- the aroA gene encoding 3-phosphoshikimate 1-carboxyvinyltransferase, protein MGSGKAYMDNQILKIEPVHKPLNATVEIPGSKSITNRALLIAALAEGRSVLRNVLFSDDSHYFMRCLQTIGYQLEIDETSRTVAVTGTGGQIPKHEGLLELFVGNAGTAARFLTAFVSLAEQGSFRIDGIPRMRQRPIQDLIDALQTLGVRIESEQQTGCPPVRIEAKGLQGGRVSIPGNKSSQYLSAILLTAPYAKNPVDIEVSGELLSAPYIDMTKRMMEQFGVHVERTGNASYRVSNQMYQRREYIIEPDASGASYFLAAPAIAGGKVKITNLTQNSLQGDAKFAGLLEQMGCTVRWGADFIEVEKKDGQVLTGIDVDLNEMSDTTMTLAAVAPFASSPTTIRNIGHIRIKETDRIHAVVTELRKLGVTVEEWEDGMRIEPAKQLTPAAIDTYDDHRMAMAFSLFGLTIEGLEIKDPGCVSKTFPNFFDVFADMCKQ, encoded by the coding sequence ATGGGGAGTGGAAAGGCATACATGGACAATCAAATTTTAAAAATCGAACCGGTTCACAAACCGCTCAACGCTACCGTTGAAATTCCCGGATCGAAAAGCATTACAAACCGCGCCTTGTTGATTGCCGCTTTGGCGGAAGGCAGAAGTGTTTTGCGCAATGTATTGTTTAGTGATGACAGCCATTATTTCATGCGTTGTCTGCAGACAATCGGCTATCAACTGGAGATTGACGAAACAAGCCGAACTGTGGCTGTAACGGGAACCGGCGGTCAAATCCCGAAACACGAGGGCTTGCTGGAACTTTTTGTTGGCAATGCCGGAACGGCGGCACGATTTCTGACCGCTTTCGTTTCTTTGGCGGAGCAGGGCTCTTTCCGAATCGATGGCATCCCCCGCATGCGGCAGCGGCCGATTCAGGATTTGATCGACGCGTTGCAGACGTTGGGTGTTCGAATCGAATCGGAGCAGCAAACCGGCTGCCCGCCTGTACGAATCGAAGCGAAGGGACTGCAAGGGGGCCGCGTTTCGATTCCAGGAAACAAAAGCTCACAATATTTATCTGCCATTTTGTTAACCGCCCCTTACGCGAAAAATCCGGTTGATATTGAAGTCAGCGGCGAACTGTTGTCCGCACCGTATATTGACATGACGAAACGGATGATGGAACAATTCGGCGTGCATGTCGAGCGGACAGGCAACGCATCGTACCGCGTCAGCAACCAGATGTATCAGAGACGTGAATATATCATTGAACCGGATGCATCGGGCGCTTCTTATTTTTTGGCAGCTCCGGCGATTGCAGGAGGAAAAGTGAAAATCACGAATCTGACGCAAAATTCGTTGCAGGGCGACGCCAAGTTTGCCGGTTTATTGGAACAGATGGGCTGCACAGTTCGCTGGGGAGCCGATTTTATTGAAGTGGAAAAAAAGGACGGACAGGTGTTAACCGGGATTGATGTCGATCTTAACGAAATGTCCGATACGACGATGACGCTGGCTGCAGTAGCTCCTTTTGCTTCGTCCCCCACTACGATCCGGAACATTGGCCATATCCGCATTAAAGAGACAGATCGCATACATGCGGTGGTTACCGAACTTCGCAAGTTGGGCGTAACAGTTGAAGAGTGGGAAGACGGAATGCGAATTGAACCGGCTAAGCAGTTGACACCTGCGGCAATCGATACGTACGACGATCATCGGATGGCGATGGCTTTTTCCTTGTTTGGATTGACAATAGAAGGACTGGAAATCAAAGATCCCGGCTGTGTTTCAAAGACATTTCCCAACTTTTTTGACGTATTTGCGGATATGTGCAAACAGTGA
- a CDS encoding DNA repair helicase XPB → MTVGKPLIVQSDLTLLLEVNNPFFETVRDMILRFAELVKSPEHFHTYRITRISLWNASTAGVSAEFILQTMRTYSRYPIPLNVQTFIVEETGKYGRVVLEKRNGQTVLTGDPELVKVIGQLPAIRKLVSNHDSESLLVKESMRGEVKRLLAKHGYPVKDLLGYVQGEYLHVKLKEHLTDDRRFSLRPYQMEAVNAFLSGGDEGGSGVVVLPCGAGKTVVGIAAMAAVKQHTLILVPNVVAVHQWRREILDKCEIPSDWVGEYTTDGKQIKPVLITTYQMLTYQKSNRFPHYERLNEGKWGLIVYDEVHLLPAPVFRLTADLQGTRRLGLTATLVREDGTETEVFSMIGPKKYDLPWKQLEQQGWIAETVCFEVAVPFDETTRTRYLSAAERQKYRIAAENPNKLATIRSLLRLHQKDRVLIIGQYLDQLMQVAADLNVPCISGQTPTKKREDLYEKFRSGELSTLVVSKVANLAVDLPDANVAIQISGSYGSRQEEAQRLGRLLRPNRDGGRSSFYTIVTRDSYEQERAMHRQLFLIEQGYEYQWINAEESFDFTGGAVR, encoded by the coding sequence GTGACCGTCGGCAAACCGTTGATTGTGCAAAGTGACCTCACGCTCTTGTTGGAAGTAAACAACCCTTTTTTTGAAACGGTTCGCGATATGATTCTGCGATTTGCCGAGCTGGTAAAAAGCCCGGAGCACTTCCATACGTATCGAATTACCCGGATTTCCCTATGGAACGCGTCGACAGCAGGCGTGTCTGCCGAATTTATTCTGCAAACGATGAGAACCTACAGCCGCTATCCGATTCCGCTTAACGTACAGACGTTTATTGTCGAGGAAACGGGAAAATATGGCCGGGTGGTGCTGGAAAAGAGGAACGGGCAAACGGTTTTGACAGGGGATCCCGAGTTGGTTAAGGTAATCGGGCAGCTTCCAGCAATCCGCAAGCTGGTAAGCAACCACGACAGCGAATCCCTTTTGGTAAAAGAATCGATGCGGGGAGAAGTGAAACGGCTGTTGGCCAAGCACGGATACCCCGTAAAGGATTTGTTGGGATATGTGCAAGGTGAATATTTGCATGTGAAACTGAAGGAACATTTGACGGATGACAGGCGTTTCTCCCTGCGGCCCTATCAAATGGAAGCGGTAAATGCATTTCTGTCCGGCGGCGACGAAGGGGGATCCGGTGTGGTAGTTTTGCCATGTGGAGCGGGGAAAACCGTAGTTGGCATAGCCGCCATGGCTGCGGTCAAACAGCACACGCTAATACTGGTTCCCAATGTGGTGGCCGTTCACCAATGGCGGCGTGAAATTTTGGATAAGTGCGAAATTCCTTCCGACTGGGTCGGCGAATATACGACAGACGGCAAACAGATAAAACCGGTCCTCATCACCACGTATCAAATGTTGACCTATCAGAAAAGCAATCGGTTTCCCCACTATGAGCGGTTGAACGAAGGAAAATGGGGCCTTATCGTGTATGACGAAGTACATCTGCTGCCAGCGCCTGTCTTTCGATTGACAGCCGACTTGCAGGGCACCAGGCGGCTCGGATTGACCGCCACATTGGTTCGCGAGGATGGTACTGAAACAGAAGTGTTTTCGATGATTGGCCCGAAAAAATACGATCTGCCCTGGAAGCAGTTGGAGCAGCAGGGGTGGATTGCGGAAACCGTTTGTTTTGAAGTAGCCGTGCCGTTTGACGAAACAACTCGTACCCGATATTTGTCAGCCGCAGAGCGGCAAAAATATCGGATTGCGGCAGAAAATCCGAACAAACTTGCGACGATTCGGTCGTTGCTTCGTTTGCATCAGAAAGATCGGGTACTGATTATCGGGCAGTACCTGGATCAATTGATGCAAGTGGCGGCAGACCTAAACGTCCCCTGCATTTCCGGCCAGACACCGACCAAAAAAAGGGAAGATCTCTATGAAAAGTTTCGATCCGGAGAACTTTCCACACTGGTCGTTTCCAAAGTGGCCAATTTGGCGGTCGATCTGCCGGATGCCAATGTTGCTATTCAAATATCCGGTTCCTACGGTTCCCGACAGGAAGAAGCGCAGCGTCTGGGGCGTTTGCTTCGGCCCAACCGGGATGGAGGCCGGTCCAGCTTCTACACGATTGTGACCAGAGACAGTTATGAACAGGAACGCGCTATGCACCGGCAGCTTTTTTTAATTGAGCAGGGTTATGAATACCAGTGGATCAACGCGGAAGAATCGTTCGACTTTACCGGAGGTGCAGTGAGATGA
- a CDS encoding helicase-associated domain-containing protein, with the protein MRLSECLNLSDIDALRKIAETYEFDCHRSSKNSLMQAIMTHFYNRTFIEEHVVDICSEEYRETLLQITMDRRQSFSKEELHALVKRAIANKTEKDAACDQQLINQLLREGWLYRLSNRGGHNAYVVPEDVLKKLQEFITRQLQTQLEFADSPPVVYRYDEFAIIRDMAQFLSFVKKQDIKLTQDGVIFKRQLQTLLDTFEMKEELQGKGWRFGYGRRFHDYPDRFALFYDYCYSRGLIEEHPEGNLLLTDAAEDWLNRTNKDKLVDLFKFWRLLYRRPIPRLPFVVTALARAVQSNWTFVRSVNRLLAPYVSEYYYDSQEQVMEKRIYQMMVNLGLLCYGKTADGRDVVKLSELGSELLLMENMAEESDGSAYEQETALVIHPNFDILLPTVEAGRMVWELNQFSELIRADLMRVYRITKQSVGHAFKNGWTAETIIQFLNRHSGDLVPSNVKRMIQFWSEEYQRHSN; encoded by the coding sequence ATGAGGTTAAGCGAATGCCTGAATCTGTCCGATATCGACGCGCTCCGCAAAATCGCGGAAACTTACGAATTTGATTGTCACCGGAGTTCAAAAAATTCCCTCATGCAAGCGATTATGACGCATTTTTACAATCGTACTTTTATTGAGGAGCATGTAGTCGACATCTGCAGCGAAGAATATCGGGAAACATTGCTGCAAATTACGATGGACAGACGGCAATCGTTTTCCAAAGAAGAACTGCATGCGTTGGTAAAACGCGCGATTGCGAACAAGACGGAAAAAGATGCTGCATGCGACCAACAGCTGATTAACCAACTGTTGCGGGAGGGATGGCTCTATCGTCTGTCCAACAGAGGCGGCCACAATGCCTATGTGGTGCCGGAAGACGTACTGAAGAAACTGCAGGAATTTATCACGCGTCAATTGCAGACGCAGTTGGAGTTTGCTGATTCGCCACCCGTTGTTTACCGGTATGATGAATTTGCGATTATACGGGATATGGCTCAGTTCCTTTCATTTGTCAAGAAACAGGATATAAAACTGACACAGGATGGCGTTATTTTTAAACGTCAACTGCAAACGCTGTTGGATACGTTTGAAATGAAGGAGGAACTGCAGGGAAAAGGTTGGAGATTCGGTTACGGTAGAAGGTTCCATGATTATCCGGACCGGTTTGCACTTTTCTATGATTATTGTTACAGCCGCGGCTTGATTGAGGAACATCCGGAAGGAAACTTGCTGCTAACGGACGCTGCCGAAGATTGGTTGAACCGGACAAACAAGGACAAGCTCGTCGATTTGTTTAAGTTTTGGCGGCTCTTGTACCGCAGACCGATCCCGCGGCTTCCGTTTGTTGTCACTGCGTTGGCGCGGGCGGTGCAGTCCAACTGGACTTTTGTGCGGTCTGTCAATCGGCTGCTGGCTCCTTATGTGAGCGAGTATTATTACGACAGTCAAGAGCAGGTCATGGAGAAACGGATCTACCAGATGATGGTGAACTTGGGGCTGCTTTGTTACGGGAAGACGGCTGATGGGAGGGATGTCGTCAAATTGTCCGAATTAGGAAGCGAACTGCTGCTCATGGAAAATATGGCGGAAGAGTCTGACGGTTCCGCATATGAACAGGAAACGGCTCTCGTCATCCATCCGAATTTTGACATTCTGTTGCCGACAGTGGAGGCTGGCCGTATGGTCTGGGAATTAAACCAGTTTAGCGAACTGATTCGAGCCGATCTGATGAGAGTCTACCGAATCACCAAACAAAGCGTCGGCCATGCATTTAAAAACGGTTGGACAGCGGAGACGATCATTCAGTTCCTGAATCGACATTCGGGAGATCTGGTGCCGTCAAATGTAAAAAGGATGATTCAATTTTGGAGTGAGGAGTATCAAAGACACTCGAACTGA
- a CDS encoding YpiB family protein has translation MGEVINIAEKKGFIKWFLEKYELQNKEAEWLLQYLASNDHILEMVHFIDNFKNLPKTILMSTKCVQMTPFKFYKNRRVTSDVEKAFLDIHNNPKEDIYIGLFFKDKSTCPEYAAVLETNVQVDTKETDALIGLQAEMILDHVLRKCRIEKLYEQIDRSLAENNRQLFFELTDELKKLQKLG, from the coding sequence GTGGGCGAAGTAATCAATATTGCGGAAAAGAAAGGTTTTATCAAGTGGTTTCTGGAAAAATATGAGTTGCAAAACAAGGAAGCGGAGTGGCTTTTGCAGTATCTCGCTTCCAACGATCACATTTTGGAAATGGTTCATTTCATTGATAACTTCAAAAATCTTCCGAAGACCATTTTGATGTCGACTAAGTGTGTCCAGATGACTCCGTTTAAATTTTATAAGAACCGGCGTGTCACCTCGGATGTGGAAAAAGCGTTTCTCGACATCCACAACAATCCAAAGGAAGATATTTATATCGGGCTGTTTTTTAAAGACAAGAGTACTTGTCCGGAGTATGCGGCTGTTTTGGAAACCAATGTACAAGTGGATACCAAAGAGACCGATGCTTTAATTGGACTGCAGGCAGAAATGATTCTTGATCACGTGCTTCGAAAATGTCGAATTGAAAAACTATACGAGCAAATAGACCGTTCACTTGCAGAAAATAACCGACAACTGTTTTTCGAATTGACAGATGAATTGAAAAAATTACAGAAACTGGGCTAA
- a CDS encoding DUF2487 family protein, whose translation MKITELTNEQLEQLKPYIDTVLVPIGTVGGEPAAERFAQDLWEVRQIASAIEQRIAGRLYLFPEVVFGGAGNDSLFSDYLYHLVLTCKDFGADKAVLLYRQESVCQAVEQSALRLRERQFQTLAVSVLNRTEQQIVDQIVALWQNQN comes from the coding sequence ATGAAAATTACGGAACTTACGAATGAACAATTGGAACAGCTAAAACCTTATATTGATACGGTTCTCGTACCGATCGGGACGGTTGGCGGCGAGCCGGCAGCGGAACGGTTTGCACAGGATCTTTGGGAAGTCAGACAGATTGCGTCTGCGATTGAACAACGAATTGCCGGTCGATTGTACCTGTTTCCGGAAGTGGTTTTTGGGGGGGCAGGAAATGATTCGTTATTTTCGGATTACCTCTATCATTTAGTGCTCACATGTAAAGATTTTGGGGCTGATAAGGCGGTTCTCCTGTATCGCCAGGAGTCCGTCTGCCAGGCGGTGGAACAATCGGCCTTGCGATTGCGGGAACGGCAATTTCAAACACTTGCTGTGTCTGTTTTGAACCGAACGGAGCAGCAGATTGTGGATCAAATCGTGGCGCTTTGGCAAAACCAAAATTAA
- a CDS encoding ubiquinol-cytochrome c reductase iron-sulfur subunit has protein sequence MSDVRNSKDGLSRRQFLSYALGGTGAFMTAAIVAPLVPFAVDPLTKAGAKNFVEVGNEADFSTTLPKRVEFTVHKKDGWYESDAKLSAWIIKKEDGSWLAMSPICTHLGCQVNGSTDAAGNPTPPQDGEWFFHCPCHGSFFNKYGVPKPNVPATRPLDAYAVQVENGKVKLGPISQRKA, from the coding sequence ATGAGTGATGTACGTAACAGCAAAGACGGACTTTCCCGCCGCCAGTTTTTATCGTATGCATTGGGTGGAACAGGTGCATTTATGACGGCGGCAATCGTGGCTCCCTTGGTTCCCTTCGCAGTGGATCCGCTTACCAAGGCAGGCGCCAAGAATTTTGTTGAAGTTGGGAACGAAGCTGACTTTTCGACAACACTCCCAAAACGAGTTGAATTCACCGTACACAAAAAAGATGGATGGTACGAGTCGGACGCAAAATTGAGTGCATGGATTATTAAAAAAGAAGATGGCAGTTGGCTCGCTATGTCACCGATTTGTACGCATCTGGGTTGCCAGGTGAACGGTTCGACTGATGCAGCAGGCAACCCGACGCCTCCACAAGACGGCGAATGGTTTTTCCATTGTCCATGTCATGGTTCCTTTTTTAACAAATACGGCGTACCAAAACCGAATGTTCCGGCCACTCGTCCGCTAGACGCTTATGCGGTGCAGGTTGAAAACGGTAAAGTGAAATTGGGGCCGATTAGTCAAAGAAAAGCATAG
- the qcrB gene encoding menaquinol-cytochrome c reductase cytochrome b subunit yields MLKKTYDWIDERLGVTPIWRDLADHEVPAHVNPANKMSAFIYCFGGLTFLIIMTQIISGMFLAMYYVPDIINAYKSVKYITDEVLLGSIVRGMHFWGASLVIIMMILHMLRVFFTGAYKAPRELNWVVGVLIFGVVMGFGFTGYLLPWDQKAYWATAVGAKIAASVPWIGPYIQTLLVGGPDLGAVTLTRFFAIHVFFLPAALLVLLGLHFFMIRKQSIAGPM; encoded by the coding sequence ATGCTGAAGAAAACATATGACTGGATCGACGAGCGGTTAGGGGTAACGCCGATTTGGCGCGACCTTGCGGACCATGAAGTTCCGGCCCACGTCAATCCGGCCAATAAAATGTCTGCATTTATTTACTGTTTCGGCGGATTAACGTTTTTGATCATTATGACCCAGATTATCTCCGGAATGTTTCTTGCCATGTACTATGTTCCGGATATTATTAACGCTTACAAATCTGTGAAGTATATCACCGATGAAGTTTTGTTGGGAAGTATCGTACGCGGCATGCATTTCTGGGGTGCCAGCTTGGTCATTATTATGATGATTTTGCATATGCTTCGTGTATTCTTCACGGGTGCCTATAAAGCTCCGCGTGAGCTGAACTGGGTCGTAGGTGTTCTGATTTTCGGGGTTGTAATGGGGTTTGGCTTTACCGGTTATCTGTTGCCTTGGGACCAAAAAGCGTATTGGGCAACTGCGGTAGGTGCTAAAATTGCCGCATCGGTACCTTGGATTGGGCCTTACATTCAAACGTTGCTGGTTGGTGGACCGGATCTTGGTGCAGTCACATTAACTCGATTCTTTGCGATTCACGTGTTCTTCCTGCCGGCAGCTCTCCTTGTGTTATTGGGATTGCACTTCTTTATGATCCGCAAACAGTCGATCGCGGGTCCTATGTAA
- a CDS encoding menaquinol-cytochrome c reductase cytochrome b/c subunit produces MADHSGKERIPGVPRYRRPKDMPTSGTEPFFPNFLLKEWIVGSVILVAFILWIIFNPVELTAVADPADTSFIPVPDWYFLFLYQLLKYIPGEIIWLGTVVIPGIAFTLLLLAPWLDRRKARHPMKRPIATWGMVIAMVFMGWLTYEARMQHEEALAKNPPKPAAPQVKDTAIVDPNDPGAKIFAQNCAACHGAELKGQVGPSLLGVGNKYTAEQIQGIIKSGKPPIMPANVVQGDDAVKVAQWLAKQKQK; encoded by the coding sequence ATGGCAGACCATTCGGGTAAAGAAAGAATTCCGGGTGTTCCTCGATACCGCCGCCCTAAAGACATGCCGACGAGCGGTACAGAACCCTTTTTTCCTAACTTCTTGTTAAAAGAATGGATCGTTGGGTCCGTTATTCTAGTAGCTTTTATTCTCTGGATCATTTTTAACCCGGTTGAACTTACGGCGGTCGCTGACCCTGCCGACACTTCATTTATCCCGGTTCCTGACTGGTACTTCCTGTTCTTGTATCAGTTGCTGAAATATATTCCGGGTGAAATCATTTGGTTGGGAACGGTAGTTATTCCGGGAATCGCGTTCACATTGCTACTTTTGGCGCCTTGGCTGGATCGTCGCAAAGCACGTCATCCGATGAAACGGCCAATTGCCACATGGGGTATGGTAATTGCAATGGTGTTCATGGGTTGGCTTACATATGAAGCGAGAATGCAGCATGAAGAGGCATTGGCTAAGAACCCGCCAAAACCTGCTGCGCCACAGGTTAAGGATACGGCGATTGTGGATCCGAACGATCCGGGAGCGAAAATATTTGCTCAAAACTGTGCTGCTTGTCACGGTGCTGAATTGAAAGGTCAAGTCGGTCCTTCTCTGTTGGGTGTGGGCAATAAATACACGGCTGAGCAGATTCAAGGAATTATCAAGAGCGGTAAGCCGCCGATTATGCCTGCGAACGTAGTGCAAGGAGACGACGCGGTGAAAGTGGCTCAGTGGCTGGCAAAACAAAAGCAGAAGTAA
- a CDS encoding DUF1405 domain-containing protein — translation MYRAQLKQLLTSRSFVWILFWINLMGTVYGYYWYKEQMAETAWPLLPFVPDSPTASLLFTLLLAVWLLRRTSPILEALALMTCFKYGVWCVAVLLLYGIDDGYISEPNIMLIVSHAGMAIEVLLYSFMYRFRTRHVWVGAAWLLINDFFDYVFHVHPYLEDDRFISQVAVFTVLLSLLTIFMAFGISQQAQSNSRFVR, via the coding sequence TTGTATCGGGCGCAACTGAAGCAGCTCTTAACAAGCCGTTCATTTGTTTGGATTTTGTTTTGGATCAATTTAATGGGTACGGTCTACGGCTACTATTGGTACAAGGAGCAGATGGCAGAAACTGCTTGGCCGCTCTTGCCGTTTGTTCCGGATTCACCCACAGCCTCCCTGTTGTTCACTTTGCTGCTGGCGGTGTGGCTGTTGAGAAGGACATCACCGATCCTGGAAGCGCTTGCCTTGATGACTTGTTTCAAATATGGAGTATGGTGTGTGGCAGTGCTGCTCTTGTACGGGATAGATGATGGATATATCAGCGAACCGAATATCATGCTGATTGTCTCACATGCGGGGATGGCAATCGAAGTTTTGCTGTATTCGTTTATGTATCGGTTTCGAACCCGACATGTTTGGGTGGGGGCTGCTTGGCTTTTGATCAATGATTTTTTCGATTACGTGTTTCATGTTCACCCGTATCTGGAAGATGACCGATTTATATCGCAAGTGGCTGTTTTTACCGTTTTATTGAGCTTACTGACAATTTTTATGGCATTTGGAATCAGCCAACAGGCTCAATCAAACTCAAGATTTGTCCGTTAA
- a CDS encoding YitT family protein has translation MRELKNWLGILLGTAILSFGINNFFLQNGLAEGGFFGISLLLYYLFHIQFGVTFLLLNIPLFFIGYRMFGWQFLLKTFVGVALVSFFSLVIPSDITPALSDKLLAALYGGVVNGIGLGLIFRFGATTGGSDIIARIVSAKWGHSMGKVLFTIDILVITIVAAIRGTTIAMYSLVALFIAARVIDVVIEGVSASKSAMIISDRATEIAAIIQTKLERGTTLLKGKGGYTGQEKDVVYCVVNRDEISRVKQIVHQLDPFAFVIVSDVHEVLGEGFASFKNKTTH, from the coding sequence ATGCGGGAACTAAAAAATTGGCTTGGCATCCTCTTGGGCACCGCCATTTTGTCGTTTGGTATCAACAACTTCTTCCTTCAGAACGGATTGGCAGAAGGGGGATTCTTTGGAATCTCCCTGCTGTTGTACTACCTCTTTCACATTCAATTTGGTGTTACGTTTCTGCTCTTAAACATTCCGTTATTTTTTATCGGATACCGCATGTTTGGATGGCAATTTCTTTTGAAAACATTTGTCGGTGTAGCACTCGTCTCATTTTTCTCATTGGTTATACCGTCTGATATCACACCTGCATTATCAGACAAATTGCTGGCCGCGTTGTATGGCGGAGTCGTAAACGGAATCGGTCTTGGATTGATTTTTCGATTTGGTGCGACAACAGGCGGTTCTGACATCATTGCCCGAATTGTCAGTGCCAAATGGGGGCATTCGATGGGCAAGGTTTTGTTTACGATTGACATATTGGTCATCACGATTGTCGCCGCCATTCGGGGCACCACCATCGCCATGTATTCGTTAGTCGCTCTATTTATTGCCGCGCGAGTCATTGATGTGGTGATCGAAGGAGTCTCAGCCAGCAAATCGGCGATGATTATTTCCGACCGGGCTACCGAGATTGCCGCTATCATTCAGACGAAATTAGAACGCGGAACTACCCTATTAAAAGGAAAAGGCGGTTATACAGGACAAGAAAAAGATGTCGTTTACTGTGTGGTAAATCGTGACGAGATTAGCCGCGTCAAGCAGATCGTTCATCAGCTTGATCCGTTCGCGTTCGTTATCGTTTCCGATGTACATGAAGTTTTGGGAGAAGGATTTGCTTCTTTTAAAAATAAAACGACACACTGA
- a CDS encoding DedA family protein: MSKVPICATLKANLAPGQPVLFLYGTRLGEGWPIEHTVLNMIGVHGYIALFLSLVLGIVGLPIPDEVIMTYVGFLISQERMVFGMAWLVSFLGSVTGMSISYSIGRFVGLPFIYKFGSKLGIKQAHLERVQRGYKKFGPALLIIGYFIPGVRHLTAFSAGMSNMPILFFMFYSYIGGFIWTFTFLALGRMLGTHWNVLFIYMHRYFWWILAAALLLAAVLLIFRLKKKPY, encoded by the coding sequence TTGTCCAAGGTACCAATTTGTGCTACATTAAAAGCGAATCTTGCACCTGGACAACCGGTGCTCTTTTTATATGGGACTCGGCTCGGGGAGGGGTGGCCCATCGAACATACAGTGTTGAATATGATCGGTGTTCATGGCTATATTGCCTTATTTTTATCACTCGTATTAGGCATTGTCGGGCTTCCGATTCCCGATGAAGTAATTATGACCTATGTCGGATTTTTGATTTCTCAAGAGCGAATGGTTTTTGGAATGGCTTGGTTGGTCTCCTTCCTGGGGTCGGTTACCGGAATGTCCATCTCGTATTCAATCGGCAGATTTGTAGGTCTTCCTTTTATCTATAAATTCGGAAGCAAATTGGGCATTAAACAGGCGCATTTGGAAAGAGTGCAGCGCGGTTACAAAAAATTTGGCCCTGCCCTCCTGATTATTGGCTATTTCATTCCGGGAGTTCGTCATTTAACCGCTTTCTCGGCCGGAATGAGCAACATGCCAATTCTATTCTTCATGTTCTACTCCTATATTGGAGGATTCATCTGGACCTTTACCTTCCTTGCGTTGGGTAGAATGTTAGGAACCCATTGGAATGTTTTATTTATCTATATGCACCGATATTTCTGGTGGATTTTGGCGGCCGCCCTCTTGTTGGCAGCTGTCCTCCTGATTTTTCGGTTAAAAAAAAAACCTTACTAA